The nucleotide sequence GATGCAACACTATAATAAGTTGATGAGAGCATAAATAATTTATGTTCAGGAGGATAGACACACTATAATATTAAATCATCATAAGAgttcaaaatcaaattttacCCGTTTCTGAGGTCTTCAAAGACGTTATTGATATATGAAGAATTCCCGAGACTATTCATCCAAAAGCGAAATGCTCTCTCTTCTCTGGAGATTTGGGTGTCATCTTCCAAATTGTCAAGGAATGATGTCTGCTTTGTTTGTGTTGAGAGTCCATTTCTACAGGTGAAATGAGTAGTTTAGACATTATTGATGTATGATGAATTTTCGAGACTATTCTAAAAGGAATGCAGTGCTCAAGTAGATATAGTTCTCACCTATGCTGGAAAATATGTGCAACAAAGGCAAGGTTAAGATTCGGGGATCCTTCAACAATATCTTTTGCGGTCAAATATCTCTTGCAGCCCATCCTATCTGCATGTTCAAGAACTAACTTTGCTCTTTCCATGGGATTCTTTGCATCCAATGCAGATGGTTTACTGTGCTCCGGTGCTAGAACATTTAGGAGGTGAGCATAAGCCTCTGCATCCTGCAAGACAAACATCTCATACCCTCAAACACTATCGATATCCTTGTAATGTATGTTGAATCTATTTATCAGTTATTGATGTTGCAACCCATTGAATAGAATCACTGGCTAAACCTTTCCTATTTGATTCTAAACAACAGGAGGGCATGACATATCCCAAACCTCGACAAGTTATTAACTTATTCTCATACCTTCACATCAGAGGAGAAGTTTGTGACTATCTTCTGATATCCAGCTTTCTTCAATTGGAAATTCATCCATCTCAGTAATATCTTTTCCGGTGGTAGACTCATCAACTCTTCCACATCCTGTAGGTTTTGGACATTAGAATTTAGAACACATTAGAAAAACTGTTGGTTGATAGCCTCACCACTAATTGTCCtaagaatcaaaattttatgaatTAGGACATTCTTACCTTGCTATCGTCAACCAACTCCACCAATTGAGGTGTTTTCTTCAAGTTGAGGTCTGCCAAGAGTTGTATCTATATAGCATAAAAAGTAGTATAGAACTCTTAGAAAGATAAATTTGCAGCTTGCATTGCATTTCATATCAACTTTATATGCAGATATCTACAAGGATATCATAAGAAGCCTATAATTTGGATATGGCCCACCATATATTACAAAATCAAACTTCATGCTTTTGAAGTTATACAACTCTGAAAATCTTACCTTGATTATCTGAGAAATCACTCCAAGAACAAGATGACGCTGAAATCCAAACAACAGAGCCAATATTGGTAAGTATCCATGTCCGATATATACATTTTAACACTCTACTCAGTGAAGCAGTAGAAACACAAGTGCACATTACACGAAGGACATGAAATGGCATGTATGCATACCCTTCCTTCAATGAAATCCTGAGTCCCAATATTGACCACAGTACATCCAACAGCCTTAGCAGAGTTGAGGCACAAGGTGTGATTTTCATTTCTCTCCCATGGATTAAGTACTCGTTTAGTATTGATAGCTCGTTCATCGATTGTTCCAGGCACTGCCACATTGATCAGCTTACTGCATCCAGAGAAACACATCCATAAAAATCCAATCAACAATCCCACACAATCCAATCAAGTAACTCAACAACAAGATACCAAAAGGGGTAGTATTGAATAACAATCAATCACCATAAAAGTACTCCATCTTTTACGATCTCGAATAAATCATTGGTTGATGGATCAATAGGGAGATATGTCTTAAGGAAATCATCCTGTCCAAGGTAGTTATTGATATGAGCTACATAGGATGCCTTCTCGGATTCGCTGATCGTGTGAAGCAAAGTGGTGGTAGCAGCCTTGAGAAAGGCAGATGAAGAGTTGTTCTTTCCACCACTTCCTGTGGTTGCAGTGGCATGAGCTTGGAGTTGCAAATAAACCTGCAACATATAAATCATTTTCTTCAACTACAGATGAATAAAGAACAAACACAGCTTCGGCATTTACTTATTCGACTGACTGCTCAATTGGGTTTGAagtaaaattgttaaaaaaccAGACCCTGAGGAAGAATTCGAAATCGACATCTTCATCGAGGTTGGGATGCAAATCTTGAATGAAAGAAGCCCTGTCTTGGTCAGTAAAATTATCTGATCCCACGACCTTGAGCCTTGACATCTTGGCAGGCAAGTCTCCAACTGTGAGCTTtccactctctctcttcatGCTCATAAACTTCATCACAACAAAATCACACATTTTTCAGCCAAAAAAGTgctaaaaaataaatcaaaaacaTAAAGTGCTGAACAACATACATGGGATTTCAAGCTCCGGAGCTCCACTTGGGTGAACTGATTCTGCAGCCATGGATCTGAGACTAGAATGCCGACGTACCCCGACATTTTCGGAGCTGCCCGGAAGAAGAAAATGCAGGATTGAGCTGAAGATTTTGCTGAAAGTTGATCTCTTTCAGTATTTCTCTTGGTTATTATCCCCCACCAAACAAAcccaactttttatttttatttaattacttaAGTTTGAAACTTTAGAGCAGGAGGATTAGTACAAGACTTGTCACAGTTGGGGTCGGGGTAGAGCTGTCACACTTCAAAGTTTGGTCATTTGAATGAAGATGCACAATTCAAATAATGACCATCATGTCCTACTCCAACCCCCCTCTCTCACTTTCAAATCTCAATCAGTCAAGCTGGTtcccttttttctctctctaaaatgggTAACTACGGGGGAAAGGAGATAGACCCCACAAACAATGTCGTTGGAGAATTCAAAATATAACTACTACGTCTTTATTTTCCGAGTAAGTTTTCAGTGTAAAGTCACATTGTTGTGTAATATTTTTACCATGCTTAATGTTTAACAtgtgtatttatttattaa is from Malus sylvestris chromosome 5, drMalSylv7.2, whole genome shotgun sequence and encodes:
- the LOC126624662 gene encoding fimbrin-2-like produces the protein MSGYVGILVSDPWLQNQFTQVELRSLKSHFMSMKRESGKLTVGDLPAKMSRLKVVGSDNFTDQDRASFIQDLHPNLDEDVDFEFFLRVYLQLQAHATATTGSGGKNNSSSAFLKAATTTLLHTISESEKASYVAHINNYLGQDDFLKTYLPIDPSTNDLFEIVKDGVLLCKLINVAVPGTIDERAINTKRVLNPWERNENHTLCLNSAKAVGCTVVNIGTQDFIEGRRHLVLGVISQIIKIQLLADLNLKKTPQLVELVDDSKDVEELMSLPPEKILLRWMNFQLKKAGYQKIVTNFSSDVKDAEAYAHLLNVLAPEHSKPSALDAKNPMERAKLVLEHADRMGCKRYLTAKDIVEGSPNLNLAFVAHIFQHRNGLSTQTKQTSFLDNLEDDTQISREERAFRFWMNSLGNSSYINNVFEDLRNGWALLESLDKISPGIVNWKIANKPPIKMPFKKVENCNQVVKIGKQLKFSLVNIAGNDIVQGNKKLILAYLWQLMRYNILQLLKNLRFHSHGKEIADADILEWANTKVSSTGSQSCMKSFKDKSLSDGIFFLELLSCVQPRVVNWSLVTKGVTDEEKKMNATYIISIARKLGCSIFLLPEDITEVNQKMILTLTASIMYWFLKQPVEDRRSGISDSEGSSIVSNSTTDDSASESSTEENGNI